The following are encoded in a window of Streptomyces sp. 11x1 genomic DNA:
- a CDS encoding ABC transporter permease, which produces MSTATTTDNKELAPVSAESLAALLIAKERPPRPSAVSASLTFGWRAMLKIKHVPEQLFDVTAFPIMMVLMYTYLFGGALAGSPEQYIQFLLPGILVMSVVMITMYTGVSVNTDIEKGVFDRFRSLPIWRPSTMVGYLLGDALRYAIASVVMLTVGMILGYRPDGGVVGVVAGVALLIVFSFSFSWIWTMLGLMLRTEKSVMGVSMMVIFPLTFLSNVFVDPSTMPGWLQAFVNNSPVTHLASAVRELMAGEWPTAELAWTLGWSALFVLVFGPITMRLYNRK; this is translated from the coding sequence ATGAGCACCGCCACCACCACCGACAACAAGGAACTCGCCCCCGTCAGCGCCGAGTCGCTCGCCGCGCTCCTCATCGCGAAGGAACGCCCGCCGCGGCCCAGCGCCGTGTCGGCCTCGCTGACGTTCGGCTGGCGGGCCATGCTCAAGATCAAACACGTACCGGAGCAGCTCTTCGACGTCACCGCCTTCCCGATCATGATGGTGCTGATGTACACGTACCTCTTCGGCGGGGCGCTGGCCGGCTCACCGGAGCAGTACATCCAGTTCCTGCTGCCCGGCATCCTGGTGATGTCGGTCGTGATGATCACGATGTACACCGGCGTCTCGGTCAACACGGACATCGAGAAGGGTGTCTTCGACCGGTTCCGCTCGCTGCCCATCTGGCGGCCGTCGACGATGGTCGGCTATCTGCTGGGCGACGCCCTGCGCTACGCGATCGCGTCGGTGGTGATGCTCACCGTCGGCATGATCCTCGGCTACCGCCCGGACGGTGGCGTGGTCGGCGTGGTCGCCGGGGTCGCGCTGCTCATCGTCTTCTCGTTCTCGTTCTCGTGGATCTGGACGATGTTGGGTCTCATGCTGCGCACCGAGAAGTCCGTGATGGGCGTCAGCATGATGGTGATCTTCCCGCTGACCTTCCTGTCCAACGTCTTCGTCGATCCGAGCACCATGCCGGGCTGGCTCCAGGCGTTCGTCAACAACAGCCCGGTCACGCATCTGGCCTCGGCGGTCCGCGAGTTGATGGCGGGCGAGTGGCCGACTGCGGAGCTCGCCTGGACGCTGGGCTGGTCCGCCCTGTTCGTGCTGGTCTTCGGACCGATCACGATGCGGCTGTACAACCGCAAGTAG
- a CDS encoding alpha-ketoacid dehydrogenase subunit beta, translating into MTTVALKPATMAQALTRALRDAMTADPTVHVMGEDVGTLGGVFRVTDGLAKEFGEDRVTDTPLAEAGILGTAVGMAMYGLRPVVEMQFDAFAYPAFEQLISHVARMRNRTRGAMPLPITIRVPYGGGIGGVEHHSDSSEAYYMATPGLHVVTPATVADAYGLLRAAIASDDPVVFLEPKRLYWSKDTWNPEEPQSVEPIGRAVVRRTGRSATLITYGPSVPVCLEAAEAATAEGWDLEVVDLRSLVPFDDETVAASVRRTGRAVVVHESGSYGGPGGEIAARVTERCFHHLEAPVLRVAGFDIPYPPPMLERHHLPGVDRILDAVGRLQWEAEN; encoded by the coding sequence ATGACCACCGTCGCGCTCAAGCCCGCCACCATGGCGCAGGCGCTCACCCGCGCCCTGCGCGACGCCATGACCGCCGACCCCACCGTGCACGTCATGGGAGAGGACGTCGGCACCCTCGGCGGTGTCTTCCGGGTCACCGACGGCCTCGCCAAGGAGTTCGGCGAGGACCGCGTCACCGATACCCCGCTCGCCGAGGCGGGCATCCTCGGCACGGCCGTCGGCATGGCCATGTACGGGCTGCGGCCGGTCGTGGAGATGCAGTTCGACGCGTTCGCCTACCCGGCGTTCGAGCAGCTCATCAGCCATGTCGCGCGGATGCGCAACCGCACGCGCGGCGCCATGCCGTTGCCGATCACGATCCGCGTCCCGTACGGCGGCGGCATCGGCGGCGTCGAGCACCACAGCGACTCCTCCGAGGCGTACTACATGGCGACCCCCGGCCTCCATGTCGTCACGCCCGCCACCGTCGCCGACGCCTACGGGCTGCTGCGCGCCGCGATCGCCTCCGACGACCCGGTGGTCTTCCTGGAGCCCAAGCGTCTGTACTGGTCGAAGGACACCTGGAACCCCGAGGAACCGCAGAGCGTCGAGCCGATCGGCCGCGCGGTCGTGCGCCGCACGGGCCGCAGCGCCACGCTCATCACCTACGGCCCGTCCGTGCCCGTCTGCCTGGAGGCCGCCGAGGCGGCCACCGCCGAGGGCTGGGACCTCGAAGTCGTCGACCTGCGCTCCCTGGTGCCCTTCGACGACGAGACGGTCGCCGCGTCGGTACGGCGGACCGGACGCGCGGTGGTCGTGCACGAGTCCGGCTCCTACGGCGGCCCGGGCGGCGAGATCGCGGCCCGTGTGACCGAGCGCTGCTTCCACCACCTGGAGGCGCCCGTGCTGCGCGTCGCCGGGTTCGACATCCCGTATCCGCCGCCGATGCTGGAACGGCACCATCTGCCCGGCGTCGACCGGATCCTGGACGCCGTGGGGCGCCTGCAGTGGGAGGCGGAGAACTGA
- the pdhA gene encoding pyruvate dehydrogenase (acetyl-transferring) E1 component subunit alpha → MTVMEQRGAYRPTPPPAWQPRTDPAPLLPDALPYRVLGTDVAADADPALLRRLYAELVRGRRYNTQATALTKQGRLAVYPSSTGQEACEVAAALVLEERDWLFPSYRDTLAAVARGLDPVQALTLLRGDWHTGYDPHEHRVAPLCTPLATQLPHAVGLAHAARLKGDDVVALALVGDGGTSEGDFHEALNFAAVWQAPVVFLVQNNGFAISVPLAKQTAAPSLAHKAVGYGMPGRLVDGNDVAAVHQVLAEAVAHARAGGGPTLVEAVTYRIDAHTNADDATRYRGDAEVETWRAHDPIALLEHELTERGLLDEDGIRAARDAAEAMAADLRERMNQDPVLDPMDLFAHVYAEPTPQLREQEALLRAELAAEEEGAHR, encoded by the coding sequence ATGACGGTCATGGAGCAGCGGGGCGCGTACCGCCCGACACCGCCGCCCGCCTGGCAGCCCCGCACGGACCCCGCGCCGCTGCTGCCCGACGCCCTGCCGTACCGCGTGCTCGGCACGGACGTGGCTGCCGACGCCGATCCCGCGCTGCTGCGCCGGCTCTACGCCGAGCTGGTGCGCGGCCGCCGCTACAACACCCAGGCCACGGCCCTGACCAAGCAGGGCAGGCTCGCCGTCTACCCCTCCAGCACCGGCCAGGAGGCCTGCGAGGTCGCCGCCGCGCTCGTCCTCGAGGAGCGGGACTGGCTCTTCCCGAGCTACCGCGACACGCTCGCCGCCGTCGCACGCGGCCTCGACCCCGTCCAGGCGCTCACCCTGCTGCGCGGCGACTGGCACACCGGCTACGACCCGCACGAGCACCGTGTCGCGCCCCTGTGCACCCCCCTCGCCACCCAGCTCCCGCACGCCGTGGGCCTCGCGCACGCCGCCCGCCTCAAGGGCGACGACGTGGTGGCGCTCGCCCTGGTCGGCGACGGCGGCACCAGCGAGGGCGACTTCCACGAGGCCCTCAACTTCGCCGCCGTCTGGCAGGCTCCGGTGGTCTTCCTCGTCCAGAACAACGGCTTCGCGATCTCCGTCCCGCTGGCCAAGCAGACCGCCGCCCCGTCGCTCGCCCACAAGGCCGTCGGCTACGGGATGCCGGGCCGCCTGGTCGACGGCAACGACGTGGCGGCCGTGCACCAGGTGCTCGCCGAAGCCGTGGCCCACGCCCGCGCGGGCGGCGGACCCACGCTGGTCGAGGCGGTGACGTACCGCATCGACGCCCACACCAACGCCGACGACGCCACCCGCTACCGGGGCGACGCCGAGGTCGAGACCTGGCGCGCGCACGACCCGATCGCGCTCCTGGAGCACGAGCTGACCGAACGCGGACTCCTCGACGAGGACGGCATCCGGGCCGCCCGGGACGCCGCCGAGGCGATGGCCGCCGACCTGCGCGAGCGCATGAACCAGGACCCGGTCCTCGACCCCATGGACCTCTTCGCCCATGTGTACGCCGAACCCACCCCCCAACTGCGCGAACAGGAAGCCCTGCTGCGGGCCGAGCTGGCGGCGGAGGAAGAAGGGGCGCACCGATGA
- a CDS encoding NTP transferase domain-containing protein, protein MTVYEHPGDPGTDVFDAVVLAGGAARRLGGTDKPAVRVGGRALLDRVLRACAAAGTTVVVSDPRPTARPVLWAREEPSGGGPLAALDAGLRHTTAPYVVVLSADLPFLDEKTVRRLLDALRADEGTADGVLVTDPDGRDQPLVAAHRAEALRRELARLAVEHDGLTGLPLRRLTAALRLTRITDPLASFDCDTWDDIAAARARIREHGHVLDEWISAVKDELGIDLDVDITELLDLARDAAHSVARPAAPLTTFLIGYAAAKAGGGPEAVTEAARKASALALRWADETTPEAGPGALPEAAPAAQPHPGPGAGQDTGPAAG, encoded by the coding sequence GTGACTGTGTACGAGCACCCCGGGGACCCCGGTACCGACGTGTTCGACGCCGTCGTACTCGCCGGTGGTGCCGCTCGGCGGCTCGGCGGCACGGACAAGCCCGCCGTGCGTGTCGGCGGACGGGCCCTGCTCGACCGCGTGCTGCGCGCCTGCGCCGCGGCCGGGACGACCGTGGTCGTCTCCGACCCCCGGCCCACCGCGCGGCCCGTCCTGTGGGCCCGCGAGGAACCCTCCGGCGGCGGTCCGCTCGCCGCGCTGGACGCCGGACTCCGGCACACCACCGCGCCGTACGTCGTCGTTCTCTCCGCCGACCTGCCTTTCCTGGACGAGAAGACGGTACGGCGACTGCTCGACGCCCTCAGGGCCGACGAGGGGACTGCCGACGGTGTCCTGGTCACCGACCCCGACGGCCGTGACCAGCCGCTCGTGGCCGCCCACCGGGCCGAGGCCCTCCGCCGAGAGCTCGCGCGGCTCGCCGTCGAGCACGACGGGCTGACGGGGCTCCCCCTGCGGCGGCTGACCGCCGCACTGCGCCTCACCCGAATCACCGACCCCCTCGCGTCCTTCGACTGCGACACCTGGGACGACATCGCCGCCGCCCGCGCAAGGATCAGGGAGCATGGCCACGTGTTGGATGAATGGATTTCCGCAGTCAAGGACGAGCTGGGGATCGACCTCGACGTCGACATCACCGAGCTGCTCGACCTCGCCCGTGACGCCGCCCACAGCGTGGCCCGGCCCGCCGCCCCGCTGACCACCTTCCTCATCGGCTACGCCGCCGCCAAGGCTGGGGGAGGTCCTGAGGCCGTCACCGAGGCCGCGCGCAAGGCCTCAGCCCTGGCTCTGCGCTGGGCCGACGAGACCACTCCCGAGGCCGGGCCGGGTGCCCTGCCCGAAGCCGCCCCGGCCGCCCAGCCTCACCCCGGGCCCGGCGCCGGCCAGGACACCGGCCCGGCCGCCGGATGA
- a CDS encoding dihydrolipoamide acetyltransferase family protein has protein sequence MAQVLEFKLPDLGEGLTEAEIVRWLVQVGDVVAIDQPVVEVETAKAMVEVPCPYGGVVTARFGEEGTELPVGSPLLTVAVGAPVTEGSAGTPGTGTADRSEGSGNVLVGYGTGAAPARRRRVRPGETIRPLGPAAPTVALDSVGTAAVPATSPARPDGPVPVISPLVRRLARENGLDLRELRGSGPEGLILRADVEHALRAATAPAQEPLAVTVTPTATPDSRSVPAGTVSGTRVPLRGIRGAVADKLSRSRREIPDATCWVDADATELMNARTAMNAAGGPKISLLALLARICTSALARFPELNATVDMEAREVVRLEQVHLGFAAQTERGLVVPVVRDAHTRNAESLGAEFARLTEAARTGTLTPGQLTGGTFTLNNYGVFGVDGSTPIINHPEAAMLGVGRIVPKPWVHRGELAVRQVVQLSLTFDHRVCDGGTAGGFLRYVADCVEQPAVLLRTL, from the coding sequence ATGGCCCAGGTGCTGGAGTTCAAGCTGCCCGACCTCGGCGAGGGACTGACCGAGGCCGAGATCGTCCGCTGGCTCGTCCAGGTCGGCGACGTCGTCGCGATCGACCAGCCCGTCGTCGAGGTCGAGACGGCCAAGGCCATGGTCGAGGTCCCCTGCCCCTACGGCGGTGTCGTCACCGCCCGCTTCGGCGAGGAGGGCACGGAACTGCCCGTCGGCTCACCGCTGTTGACCGTGGCGGTGGGAGCGCCGGTCACCGAAGGTTCCGCCGGTACGCCGGGCACGGGCACCGCCGACAGAAGCGAGGGCTCCGGCAACGTGCTGGTCGGCTACGGCACCGGTGCGGCCCCGGCACGCCGCAGGCGGGTGCGGCCGGGCGAGACGATCCGGCCCCTGGGCCCGGCCGCGCCGACGGTGGCGCTCGACTCCGTCGGGACGGCGGCGGTCCCGGCTACTTCCCCCGCGCGCCCGGACGGGCCCGTGCCCGTCATCTCCCCGCTCGTCCGCCGTCTCGCCCGGGAGAACGGGCTCGACCTGCGGGAGCTGCGGGGATCGGGGCCCGAGGGCCTGATCCTGCGGGCGGACGTGGAGCACGCGCTGCGGGCCGCCACGGCTCCGGCCCAGGAACCCCTGGCCGTGACCGTCACACCGACCGCGACTCCGGACTCGCGGTCCGTGCCCGCGGGCACCGTGTCCGGTACCCGTGTCCCCCTCCGTGGCATCCGTGGCGCCGTCGCCGACAAGCTCTCCCGCAGCCGGCGTGAGATCCCGGACGCGACCTGCTGGGTGGACGCCGACGCGACGGAGCTGATGAACGCCCGCACGGCCATGAACGCCGCCGGAGGACCGAAGATCTCCCTCCTGGCGTTGCTCGCCCGTATCTGCACCTCCGCGCTGGCCCGATTCCCCGAGCTCAACGCCACGGTCGACATGGAGGCCCGCGAGGTCGTACGGCTGGAGCAGGTGCACCTCGGGTTCGCCGCCCAGACGGAACGAGGGCTGGTCGTCCCCGTCGTGCGGGACGCGCACACCAGGAACGCGGAGTCGCTCGGCGCGGAGTTCGCCCGGCTGACCGAGGCTGCACGCACCGGCACCCTGACGCCCGGCCAGCTGACCGGCGGCACCTTCACGCTCAACAACTACGGCGTGTTCGGTGTCGACGGCTCCACGCCGATCATCAACCACCCCGAGGCCGCCATGCTCGGCGTCGGCCGCATCGTCCCCAAGCCCTGGGTGCACCGGGGCGAGCTGGCGGTACGGCAGGTCGTGCAGCTCTCGCTCACCTTCGACCACCGGGTGTGCGACGGCGGCACGGCGGGCGGCTTCCTGCGGTACGTGGCGGACTGCGTCGAGCAGCCGGCGGTGCTGCTGCGCACGCTCTGA
- a CDS encoding TetR/AcrR family transcriptional regulator yields MTTAKRDTYTPETLLSVAVRVFNERGYDGTSMEHLSRAAGISKSSIYHHVTGKEELLRRAVSRALDGLFGILDEEPAREGRAVERLEHVVRRMVEVLMNELPYVTLLLRVRGNTDTERWALERRRDFDHRVAELLKAAAADGDVRGDVEVRLATRLVFGMINSIVEWYRPDGRGMGEREVSDAVAHLVFSGLRAQG; encoded by the coding sequence ATGACCACCGCCAAGCGCGACACGTACACCCCGGAGACGCTGTTGTCCGTCGCCGTCCGGGTCTTCAACGAGCGCGGCTACGACGGCACGTCCATGGAGCACCTGTCCAGGGCGGCCGGTATCTCCAAGTCGTCGATATACCACCACGTCACCGGCAAGGAGGAGTTGCTGCGCCGGGCCGTCAGCCGGGCACTGGACGGCCTCTTCGGGATCCTCGACGAGGAACCGGCGCGCGAGGGGCGGGCGGTGGAGCGCCTGGAGCACGTCGTCCGGCGCATGGTCGAGGTGCTCATGAACGAGCTCCCCTACGTGACCCTGTTGCTGCGGGTGCGCGGCAACACCGACACCGAGCGCTGGGCGCTGGAGCGGCGCCGCGACTTCGACCACCGGGTCGCCGAACTGCTGAAGGCGGCGGCGGCCGACGGGGACGTCCGGGGTGACGTGGAGGTGCGGCTCGCGACCCGGCTGGTCTTCGGGATGATCAACTCGATCGTGGAGTGGTACCGGCCGGACGGGCGGGGCATGGGCGAGCGGGAAGTGTCCGACGCCGTGGCGCACCTGGTGTTCTCGGGGTTGCGCGCCCAGGGGTGA
- a CDS encoding potassium channel family protein, protein MKLPGQDAIARNADERHVTHQVRLPKREVERPIRQVGKRLAMALFLLVATAFIVYADHEGYNDNSDGSVDLLDAFYYATVTLSTTGYGDITPVSDAARFTNIFVITPLRVLFLIILVGTTLEVLTERTREEWRLNRWRAALREHTVVVGWGTKGRSAVQTVCATGLKKEQVVVVDPSSKAIEAATSEGYTGVIGDATRSDVLLRAELQKARQIIISTARDGTAVLVALTARQLNRGAKIVAAVREEENAPLLKQSGADVVITSASAAGRLLGLSVLSPAAGMVMEDLIQQGSGLDIAERPVIKAEVGRGVRETEDLVVSVLRGHRVLGYDDPSIGELQLTDRLITIVRATPSTKITPETKHLP, encoded by the coding sequence GTGAAACTTCCGGGCCAGGACGCGATCGCCCGCAATGCGGACGAGCGTCACGTGACCCACCAGGTGAGACTGCCGAAACGAGAGGTCGAGCGGCCGATCCGTCAGGTCGGCAAGCGACTGGCGATGGCCTTGTTCCTGCTGGTCGCCACCGCCTTCATCGTCTATGCCGACCATGAGGGGTACAACGACAACTCCGACGGATCAGTGGATCTGCTCGACGCGTTCTACTACGCCACCGTCACCCTCTCCACCACCGGATACGGCGACATCACCCCGGTCAGCGATGCTGCCCGGTTCACCAACATCTTCGTGATCACGCCGTTGCGTGTGCTGTTCCTGATCATCCTGGTCGGCACCACGCTGGAGGTTCTCACGGAGCGCACGCGCGAGGAATGGCGACTGAACCGCTGGAGGGCGGCCTTGAGGGAGCACACCGTTGTCGTCGGCTGGGGGACGAAGGGGCGTTCGGCGGTCCAGACCGTCTGCGCGACGGGTCTGAAGAAGGAGCAGGTCGTCGTCGTGGACCCGAGCTCGAAGGCCATCGAGGCGGCGACCTCCGAGGGGTACACGGGGGTCATCGGGGACGCGACCCGCAGCGATGTGCTGCTGCGGGCCGAGCTGCAGAAGGCGCGCCAGATCATCATCTCGACCGCGCGTGACGGCACCGCCGTTCTGGTGGCGCTGACCGCCCGCCAGCTCAACCGGGGCGCGAAGATCGTGGCCGCCGTCCGGGAAGAGGAGAACGCGCCGCTGCTGAAGCAGTCCGGGGCCGATGTCGTCATCACCAGCGCCAGCGCGGCCGGGCGGCTCCTCGGGCTCTCCGTGCTCAGCCCCGCCGCCGGCATGGTGATGGAGGACCTCATCCAACAGGGCAGCGGGCTCGACATCGCCGAACGGCCGGTCATAAAGGCCGAGGTGGGGCGAGGCGTTCGGGAGACGGAGGACCTGGTGGTCAGCGTGCTGCGCGGACACCGGGTGCTGGGCTACGACGATCCGTCCATCGGTGAGCTGCAGTTGACGGACCGGCTGATCACCATCGTCCGGGCCACCCCGAGCACGAAGATCACCCCCGAGACCAAGCACCTGCCGTAG
- a CDS encoding Lrp/AsnC family transcriptional regulator, translating into MAEPSEHGPTLPPPRPLDAIDQDILRMLQADGRASIRSVAERVHVSRANAYARINRLIEDGVIRGFGARVNHERAGKGTSAYITLKIVQNSWRTVRDQLRQLAGAAHIALVGGDYDVLLLVHTSDNRALREVVLTKLQAIPEVLSTRTLLVFEEEDVEPEG; encoded by the coding sequence ATGGCCGAGCCGTCGGAGCACGGCCCGACACTGCCGCCCCCTCGCCCGCTGGACGCCATAGACCAGGACATCCTGCGCATGCTGCAGGCGGACGGCCGCGCCTCGATACGGTCGGTCGCCGAACGGGTCCACGTCTCCCGTGCCAACGCCTACGCGCGCATCAACCGCCTCATCGAGGACGGCGTGATCCGGGGCTTCGGGGCGCGCGTGAACCACGAGCGCGCCGGCAAGGGCACCTCGGCCTACATCACCCTCAAGATCGTGCAGAACTCCTGGCGCACGGTCCGCGACCAGCTGCGCCAGCTCGCCGGCGCCGCCCACATCGCGCTGGTGGGCGGCGACTACGACGTCCTGCTGCTGGTGCACACCTCGGACAACAGAGCCCTGCGCGAGGTCGTCCTCACCAAGCTGCAGGCCATCCCTGAGGTGCTCAGCACCCGGACGCTGCTGGTGTTCGAGGAGGAGGACGTGGAACCGGAGGGCTGA
- a CDS encoding molybdopterin molybdotransferase MoeA has protein sequence MTAQDAEELDVEEALAVANDRPARGPAELRSSRETPTTGRTGVHRAKDDSHHRATSWPEARAVAERAARSAGRRAPVSVTVDKALGLVLAAPLTALTDLPSFDTSAMDGWAVAGPGPWAVREDGVLAGHGESDRLTDGEAVRIATGARIPPDTTAVLRSEHGRTDDKGRLHPTRDLAHGQDIRPRGQECRNGDQLLPLGTQITPAALGLASAAGYDTLSVLPRPRVELLVLGDELLTEGLPREGSIRDALGPMLPSWLRALGAEVTAVRRLGDDADALYRAMKKSSADLIVTTGGTASGPVDHVHPTLRRVGAELLVDGVKVRPGHPMLLARIKPDQHLVGLPGNPLAAVSGLFTLAEPLLRTLAGRAAPESYTMPLREAVHGHPYDTRLVPVSLRGDDALPLHYNGPAMLRGIATADALAVVPPGGARSGQELELLDLPWATAGIQVCFT, from the coding sequence ATGACCGCCCAGGACGCCGAGGAACTCGACGTGGAGGAGGCGCTGGCCGTGGCCAACGACAGGCCCGCCCGGGGACCGGCCGAGCTGCGCTCCTCCCGCGAGACCCCCACGACCGGTCGGACCGGCGTGCACCGGGCCAAGGACGATTCCCACCACCGGGCCACTTCCTGGCCCGAGGCCCGGGCCGTCGCCGAACGCGCCGCCCGCTCGGCCGGGCGCAGGGCCCCCGTGTCGGTCACGGTCGACAAGGCGCTCGGTCTCGTGCTCGCCGCCCCGCTCACCGCCCTCACCGACCTTCCCTCCTTCGACACCTCGGCGATGGACGGCTGGGCGGTCGCGGGCCCCGGCCCCTGGGCGGTACGCGAGGACGGAGTGCTGGCGGGGCACGGCGAGTCCGACCGGCTCACGGACGGGGAGGCGGTCCGGATCGCCACTGGCGCCCGTATCCCGCCGGACACGACCGCCGTCCTGCGCAGCGAGCACGGCCGCACCGACGACAAGGGGCGACTGCACCCGACCCGGGACCTCGCCCACGGGCAGGACATCCGGCCACGAGGCCAGGAGTGCCGCAACGGCGACCAACTGCTGCCGCTCGGCACGCAGATCACCCCGGCCGCGCTCGGGCTCGCGTCGGCCGCCGGGTACGACACGTTGAGCGTGCTCCCCCGCCCACGCGTCGAACTGCTCGTCCTGGGCGACGAACTGCTCACCGAGGGGCTCCCGCGTGAGGGCTCGATCCGGGACGCCCTCGGACCGATGCTGCCCTCCTGGCTCCGGGCACTGGGCGCCGAGGTCACCGCCGTACGCCGCCTCGGCGACGACGCCGACGCCCTGTACCGGGCGATGAAGAAGTCCTCCGCCGACCTCATCGTCACCACGGGCGGCACGGCGTCCGGACCCGTCGACCATGTCCACCCCACCCTGCGCCGTGTCGGGGCCGAACTCCTCGTCGACGGGGTGAAGGTACGCCCGGGCCACCCCATGCTGCTGGCCCGGATCAAGCCGGATCAGCACCTCGTCGGGCTGCCCGGTAACCCCCTGGCCGCCGTGTCCGGGCTGTTCACGCTCGCCGAGCCGCTGCTGCGCACCCTCGCCGGGCGCGCCGCCCCGGAGTCGTACACGATGCCGCTTCGGGAGGCGGTGCACGGGCACCCGTACGACACACGGCTCGTGCCGGTCAGTCTGCGGGGTGATGACGCCCTTCCGCTGCACTACAACGGTCCCGCTATGCTCCGCGGAATCGCCACCGCCGATGCCCTCGCCGTCGTACCGCCGGGAGGCGCTCGTTCCGGCCAGGAGCTGGAACTGCTCGATCTGCCCTGGGCGACGGCGGGCATCCAGGTGTGTTTCACGTGA
- a CDS encoding 3-hydroxyacyl-CoA dehydrogenase, producing the protein MTALDLSSPVAVVGTGTMGQGIAQVALVAGHPVRLFDSAPGRAQEAAEAIGARLDRLVAKDRMTGADRDSARARLHAAENLADLADCGLVVEAVLERLDVKQELFRALEDIVGEDCLLATNTSSLSVTAIGGALRNPGRFVGLHFFNPAPLLPLVEVVSGFATDVTSATRAYELARVWGKTPVACADTPGFIVNRIARPFYAEAFAVYEAQAAEPVTIDAILRECGGFRMGAFELTDLIGQDVNESVTHSVWQAFFQDVRFTPSLAQRRLVESGRLGNKTGQGWYDHTDGAERPEPHTAEPVPAPAYVVVEGDLGPASDLLTLIREAGIPVREDEEDHGTRLVLPSGGQLALADGQTSVEFRDVVYFDLALDYRRATRIALSASQDTSPQTLTEATGLFQALGKDVSVIGDAPGMIVARTVARIIDLAHDAVAKGVATKEDIDTAMRLGVNYPMGPFEWSRRLGRNWAYALLDDLHLRDPSGRYAPSLALYRHAYASDKREGTSS; encoded by the coding sequence ATGACAGCACTCGACCTCAGCAGCCCCGTGGCCGTCGTCGGCACCGGCACCATGGGCCAGGGCATCGCCCAGGTCGCGTTGGTCGCCGGCCATCCCGTACGCCTGTTCGACTCCGCCCCCGGTCGTGCCCAGGAGGCTGCCGAGGCGATCGGCGCCCGGCTCGACCGGCTCGTCGCGAAGGACCGCATGACGGGCGCGGACCGGGACTCCGCGCGCGCCCGGCTGCACGCCGCCGAGAACCTCGCCGACCTCGCGGACTGCGGCCTGGTCGTCGAGGCCGTCCTGGAGCGGCTGGACGTCAAACAGGAGCTGTTCCGCGCCCTGGAGGACATCGTCGGCGAGGACTGCCTGCTCGCCACCAACACCTCCTCCCTGTCCGTCACGGCCATCGGTGGTGCCCTGCGCAACCCGGGCCGCTTCGTGGGCCTGCACTTCTTCAACCCCGCGCCGCTGCTGCCGCTCGTCGAGGTCGTCTCCGGGTTCGCCACCGACGTCACCTCGGCCACGCGCGCGTACGAGCTGGCGCGCGTCTGGGGCAAGACGCCGGTCGCCTGCGCGGACACCCCCGGCTTCATCGTCAACCGCATCGCACGGCCGTTCTATGCGGAGGCCTTCGCGGTCTACGAGGCGCAGGCCGCCGAGCCCGTCACCATCGACGCGATCCTGCGGGAGTGCGGCGGCTTCAGGATGGGCGCCTTCGAACTGACCGACCTCATCGGGCAGGACGTCAACGAGTCCGTCACCCACTCCGTCTGGCAGGCGTTCTTCCAGGACGTGCGCTTCACGCCCTCGCTCGCCCAGCGACGGCTCGTCGAGTCCGGCCGGCTCGGCAACAAGACGGGACAGGGCTGGTACGACCACACCGACGGCGCCGAGCGCCCCGAGCCGCACACCGCCGAGCCGGTGCCCGCGCCGGCGTACGTCGTCGTCGAGGGCGACCTCGGCCCCGCCTCCGACCTGCTCACCCTGATCCGGGAGGCGGGCATCCCCGTCCGTGAGGACGAGGAGGACCACGGCACCCGGCTCGTCCTGCCGAGCGGCGGCCAGCTGGCCCTCGCCGACGGACAGACTTCGGTGGAGTTCCGGGACGTCGTCTACTTCGACCTGGCGCTCGACTACCGCAGAGCCACCCGGATCGCGCTCTCCGCCTCCCAGGACACCTCACCGCAGACCCTCACCGAGGCCACAGGCCTCTTCCAGGCGCTCGGCAAGGACGTCAGCGTCATCGGGGACGCCCCCGGGATGATCGTGGCCCGCACGGTGGCACGGATCATCGACCTCGCGCACGACGCCGTCGCCAAGGGGGTGGCCACCAAGGAGGACATCGACACGGCGATGCGGCTGGGCGTCAACTACCCGATGGGGCCCTTCGAATGGAGCCGCAGGCTGGGCCGGAACTGGGCGTACGCCCTCCTGGACGATCTGCACCTGCGCGACCCGTCCGGACGCTACGCGCCGTCCCTGGCGCTCTACCGCCACGCCTACGCCTCCGACAAGCGGGAGGGCACCTCCTCATGA